One part of the Oceanihabitans sp. IOP_32 genome encodes these proteins:
- a CDS encoding Maf-like protein: MLKEKLKNHHIILASGSPRRQELLKNLGVEFEIRLKPITEEYPYRLRHFEISNYLAQLKALPFKSELKPKDILITSDTIVWHNNKALGKPKDAEEAFTILKTLSNSTHEVITSVCFTTTTSEKTVHSITKVTFKTLSDSEILHYIKNYKPFDKAGAYGIQDWIGLIGVTQIEGSYFNVMGLPLHMVYKTLNDMALS, translated from the coding sequence ATGCTAAAAGAAAAGCTTAAAAACCACCACATTATCTTGGCGTCTGGATCACCACGACGCCAAGAACTTTTAAAAAATTTAGGAGTAGAATTTGAAATTAGACTTAAACCCATTACTGAAGAATACCCTTATCGTCTAAGGCATTTTGAAATCAGTAATTATTTAGCTCAATTAAAAGCTCTGCCTTTTAAATCTGAACTAAAACCAAAAGATATTTTAATAACAAGCGATACCATCGTTTGGCACAATAATAAAGCCTTAGGCAAACCAAAAGATGCAGAAGAAGCTTTTACTATATTAAAAACGCTAAGCAACTCCACTCATGAGGTGATTACTTCGGTTTGTTTTACCACAACAACTTCAGAAAAAACAGTACACAGCATCACGAAAGTCACTTTTAAAACCTTAAGTGATTCAGAAATATTACACTACATAAAAAATTACAAACCTTTTGATAAGGCTGGTGCTTATGGTATTCAAGATTGGATTGGCCTCATTGGTGTTACCCAAATAGAAGGCTCTTATTTTAATGTTATGGGATTACCTCTTCATATGGTTTATAAAACGTTAAATGACATGGCTTTAAGCTGA
- a CDS encoding septum formation inhibitor Maf encodes MTHFFNTKTHFWLIIVILVLITSCGNQDNKEALSENLENKVIQNNATSHQIPWQKFKEYWYSGKAEITSYKLEQARYGEIHQGQAVLIYVTEDFLPHKQVKADQKSNNTVSVLKLNATKKFNTGIYPYSVMQSTFFPVSNNQHAIKITSSIQEWCGQTFSQLNNKDQFEIKSYSYFETAGDTFFKREKSILENELWVKLRINPKSLPTGDVKIIPALEYFQLNQKEQKAYQAKADLKSSSYTLKYPELNRTLTIEFNPVFPHQILGWKETVKHKSDKTTITKAVKLASIKSAYWKKNTIKDTVLRTVLKLH; translated from the coding sequence ATGACACATTTTTTTAATACCAAAACACATTTTTGGTTAATTATTGTGATTTTAGTACTTATCACTTCTTGCGGAAACCAAGATAATAAGGAGGCCTTAAGTGAAAATTTAGAAAATAAAGTTATTCAAAACAACGCTACTTCACATCAAATCCCTTGGCAAAAATTTAAAGAGTACTGGTATTCTGGAAAAGCAGAAATCACATCCTATAAATTAGAGCAAGCGCGTTATGGTGAAATACACCAAGGTCAAGCTGTTTTAATATATGTTACCGAAGATTTCTTACCCCACAAACAAGTAAAAGCAGACCAAAAAAGTAATAACACAGTCTCTGTTTTAAAACTAAACGCGACCAAAAAGTTTAATACAGGTATATACCCTTACTCTGTAATGCAAAGCACTTTTTTTCCCGTTTCCAACAATCAACATGCCATTAAAATAACAAGTTCTATACAAGAGTGGTGTGGCCAAACATTCTCGCAACTAAACAATAAAGACCAGTTTGAAATTAAATCATACTCCTATTTTGAAACCGCCGGCGACACCTTTTTTAAACGTGAAAAAAGTATTTTAGAAAATGAACTCTGGGTAAAATTGCGGATTAACCCAAAATCTTTACCAACGGGTGATGTAAAAATTATTCCAGCTTTAGAATACTTTCAGTTAAATCAAAAAGAACAAAAAGCTTATCAAGCTAAAGCAGATTTAAAAAGCAGTTCGTACACATTGAAGTACCCAGAATTAAACAGAACCTTAACCATAGAGTTTAACCCTGTTTTTCCACACCAAATACTGGGCTGGAAAGAGACTGTTAAACACAAGTCCGATAAAACCACCATTACAAAAGCAGTAAAACTGGCATCTATTAAATCTGCCTACTGGAAAAAAAATACCATTAAAGATACCGTTCTAAGAACTGTACTTAAACTGCACTAG
- a CDS encoding mechanosensitive ion channel domain-containing protein — translation MLSETLQHQLVITAIVLISLLIIRAITNFTIAKVARKNGINEARIRLVFRYVSVTLVLIAIVIVTYIFGAKFKDLALIFSSVFAVIGIGLFAVWSILSNVTSGVIMFFNFPYKVGDKIKIHDVDFPITAIIEDIRAFHLHLRLDNGNLVTYPNNLMLQKAVTLVKKDAIGDHDSGV, via the coding sequence ATGCTCTCAGAGACACTGCAACACCAACTAGTAATAACAGCCATTGTACTTATTTCCTTATTAATTATTAGGGCCATTACTAATTTCACTATTGCTAAGGTTGCCAGAAAGAACGGCATAAACGAAGCGCGAATACGTCTCGTATTTAGATATGTTTCAGTAACACTTGTTTTAATAGCTATAGTAATTGTAACCTATATTTTTGGAGCTAAATTTAAAGATTTAGCACTTATATTCTCATCGGTATTTGCAGTTATCGGTATCGGATTATTTGCAGTTTGGTCTATTTTAAGCAACGTTACCTCGGGTGTTATTATGTTTTTTAACTTTCCTTACAAAGTTGGTGATAAGATTAAAATTCACGATGTAGATTTTCCAATTACCGCCATTATTGAAGACATTAGAGCTTTTCACTTACATTTACGTCTAGATAATGGAAACCTCGTTACTTACCCTAACAACCTAATGCTACAAAAAGCAGTAACACTTGTAAAAAAAGATGCCATTGGAGATCATGATAGCGGTGTGTAA
- the corA gene encoding magnesium/cobalt transporter CorA — protein sequence MLETKGKIFNKKLGQIPGSIIYTGKKRSQKLFIEVFDYNKEECIEKELLTVEESFDFKLSDSVTWINLNGLNHVKDIEKLGQHYNLHPLVLEDIANISQRPKIDEYEDYLFVVLKMLYYDANNKVAAEQVSFVLGKNYVLSFQESDGDVFDGVRDRIRHSKGRVRSLHSDYLLYILIDAIVDHYFNIIDVLGDKIEDFETLIFSGKATDEISKDIQDLKREILKVRRAIFPLREVLSRIEKNESTLIHKKTKTFYRDIYDHLIQVSENIDIYREMIWSLMDMYMTTISNKMNEVMKVLTIMSTIFIPLTFIAGIYGMNFEHMPELSYKYAYFILWGVMILIFIGLLLYFKRKKWL from the coding sequence ATGTTAGAAACCAAAGGGAAAATTTTTAATAAAAAACTAGGACAAATTCCAGGTAGCATCATCTACACGGGCAAAAAAAGGTCTCAAAAACTTTTTATTGAAGTTTTCGATTACAATAAAGAAGAATGTATTGAAAAAGAATTGCTAACTGTAGAAGAAAGCTTCGATTTTAAACTTTCGGATTCTGTTACGTGGATTAATTTAAACGGATTAAATCACGTAAAAGACATTGAAAAATTGGGTCAACACTACAACCTGCACCCTTTAGTTTTAGAAGATATCGCAAATATTTCTCAGCGTCCGAAAATTGATGAATACGAAGATTATTTATTTGTCGTCTTAAAGATGCTGTATTATGATGCCAATAACAAGGTAGCCGCAGAGCAAGTTAGTTTTGTTTTAGGAAAAAACTACGTGCTATCTTTTCAAGAATCTGACGGCGATGTTTTCGATGGTGTTAGAGATAGAATACGCCACTCTAAAGGCCGAGTGCGTAGTCTGCATTCAGATTATTTGCTCTATATTTTAATCGATGCCATTGTAGACCATTATTTTAACATTATTGATGTATTGGGAGATAAAATAGAAGATTTTGAAACCTTAATATTTTCAGGAAAAGCCACCGATGAAATTAGCAAAGACATACAAGATTTAAAACGAGAAATACTAAAGGTTAGACGTGCCATTTTTCCGCTTCGCGAAGTGTTAAGTCGTATTGAAAAAAACGAAAGCACACTAATTCATAAAAAAACTAAAACATTTTATCGAGACATTTATGATCATCTCATTCAAGTGTCTGAAAACATCGATATATACCGGGAAATGATATGGAGTTTAATGGATATGTACATGACCACCATTAGCAATAAAATGAATGAGGTCATGAAAGTACTTACCATCATGTCCACCATTTTCATTCCGCTTACCTTTATTGCTGGTATTTACGGCATGAATTTCGAGCACATGCCAGAACTAAGTTATAAATATGCCTATTTTATTTTATGGGGTGTTATGATTTTAATTTTTATAGGTTTATTGTTGTATTTTAAACGCAAAAAATGGCTCTAA
- a CDS encoding PIG-L family deacetylase, whose amino-acid sequence MQKHLVYFFILLFFSSLLQAQKPKNPSASYIYESIQKLNFFGSVLYVAAHPDDENTRLISYMSNHIKARTGYLSLTRGDGGQNLIGPELRELLGVIRTQELLAARQIDGGEQWFTRANDFGYSKHPDETLAIWDKTEVLSDVVLAIRQFKPDIIINRFDHRTVGKTHGHHTASALLTLEAFDLAHDKKAYPNQLKQTSTWQPKRIFFNASWWFYGSQDKFDKADKSHMISFDVGNYYPLKGLSNNEIAAQSSSQHLSQGFGRLSQRGSQQEYIEFLKGDPLTNNDNIFDGIDTSWNRIKGGKAIGDILNAVEKNFNFKNPSQHIQPLLKAYKLLQNVENNHWKSHKLQAIQTIIEMCAGLYLEASANTNYATANENIKINIEVLNRSNLPITLVNISDIHDFNLTKKRVLVNNVKYNFNTLLSINKNENPTAPYWLSEKGTLGMYKVNDSKLIGLPETPRPYKMAFNLLIDSVAFTISKPIIYKYAKPDKGELYKPFEIIPEASAKITENVVIFENNKPRDVTVIVKAGRDSLEGFAKLNHPSDWEVFPKNQKINILNKGEEQTLVFTVIPPESKSEGFIRPLISIGDKNYSKELIEINYAHIPTQTVLLPSESKVVRLDIKKKGENIGYIQGAGDLIPENLQQLGYNVSIIKPEDIDTLMLSEFDAVVVGIRAYNLLDKLAFKQELLFDFVRNGGNMIVQYNTSRGLKIDNLAPYPLTLSRDRVTNENAEVRFLNPKHPLLSYPNKITPEDFEGWTQERGLYFANAWSDEFTPILSMNDANESAKNGSLLVAKHGKGYYIYTGLSFFRMFPAGVPGAYRLFANMLSIGKAHLKLEAKLND is encoded by the coding sequence ATGCAAAAACACCTAGTCTATTTTTTCATATTACTATTTTTTTCTTCGCTTTTACAAGCACAAAAACCAAAAAACCCTTCTGCATCTTATATTTACGAGTCCATTCAAAAACTTAATTTTTTTGGCTCTGTATTATATGTTGCGGCACATCCAGACGATGAAAACACACGTTTAATTTCCTACATGTCTAACCATATTAAAGCGCGAACAGGCTATTTATCGCTTACCAGAGGCGATGGCGGACAAAACCTTATTGGCCCAGAATTAAGAGAGCTTTTAGGCGTTATACGCACCCAAGAATTATTGGCTGCCAGACAAATTGATGGTGGTGAACAATGGTTTACTAGAGCTAACGATTTTGGCTATTCTAAGCATCCTGACGAAACTCTAGCGATTTGGGATAAAACCGAAGTTTTAAGCGATGTGGTTTTAGCCATTAGGCAGTTTAAACCAGATATTATTATTAATAGATTTGACCACAGAACGGTAGGTAAAACCCATGGGCATCATACCGCTTCTGCTTTGTTAACCTTGGAAGCATTCGATTTGGCACATGATAAAAAGGCATATCCAAATCAATTAAAACAAACGAGTACCTGGCAACCAAAACGCATATTTTTTAATGCCAGTTGGTGGTTTTACGGCAGTCAAGACAAATTTGATAAAGCCGATAAAAGCCATATGATATCTTTTGATGTGGGCAATTATTACCCGCTAAAAGGCTTGTCTAACAACGAAATTGCTGCCCAATCTAGCAGTCAGCATTTAAGTCAGGGCTTTGGTCGTTTATCCCAACGAGGCTCGCAACAAGAATATATTGAATTTTTAAAAGGCGATCCTTTAACCAACAACGACAATATTTTTGACGGCATAGACACCTCATGGAATCGCATTAAAGGCGGAAAAGCCATTGGTGACATTTTAAATGCTGTTGAAAAAAATTTCAATTTTAAAAATCCGTCGCAACATATTCAGCCATTACTAAAAGCTTATAAATTGCTTCAAAACGTTGAAAACAACCATTGGAAAAGCCATAAATTACAAGCCATTCAAACTATAATTGAAATGTGTGCAGGCTTATATTTAGAAGCTTCAGCAAACACCAATTATGCTACGGCCAACGAAAACATCAAAATTAATATAGAAGTTTTAAACCGAAGTAATCTTCCAATAACATTAGTAAATATAAGTGATATACACGATTTTAATCTTACAAAAAAAAGGGTTTTAGTAAACAACGTGAAATACAATTTCAACACGCTTTTAAGCATAAACAAAAACGAAAACCCCACAGCGCCTTATTGGTTAAGTGAAAAAGGGACTTTAGGCATGTACAAAGTTAACGACTCTAAATTAATAGGGTTGCCAGAAACGCCAAGGCCTTATAAGATGGCTTTTAACCTCTTAATAGATAGTGTTGCGTTTACAATTAGCAAACCTATAATTTACAAATATGCAAAACCCGATAAAGGCGAATTATACAAGCCTTTTGAAATTATCCCAGAAGCCTCGGCTAAAATAACTGAAAATGTGGTTATTTTTGAAAATAATAAACCACGCGATGTCACCGTGATTGTAAAAGCTGGCCGAGACAGTCTCGAAGGTTTTGCTAAACTTAATCATCCCAGCGATTGGGAGGTTTTTCCGAAAAATCAAAAAATAAATATTCTTAACAAAGGTGAAGAACAAACGCTGGTTTTTACTGTGATACCGCCAGAGAGTAAAAGTGAAGGATTTATTAGACCTCTAATTAGTATCGGCGATAAAAATTATTCCAAAGAACTTATCGAGATTAACTACGCCCATATTCCTACTCAAACCGTATTATTGCCAAGCGAGAGCAAAGTTGTACGCTTAGACATTAAAAAGAAGGGTGAAAATATTGGCTATATCCAAGGGGCTGGTGATCTTATTCCCGAAAACTTGCAACAACTTGGCTATAACGTATCCATTATTAAACCAGAAGACATTGATACTCTAATGCTTAGTGAATTTGATGCTGTTGTAGTTGGTATTAGAGCTTATAACCTATTGGACAAGTTAGCATTTAAGCAAGAACTATTATTCGATTTTGTAAGAAATGGCGGCAATATGATTGTACAATACAACACCAGTCGTGGTTTAAAGATTGATAATTTAGCACCTTATCCTTTAACATTATCACGAGACCGTGTAACGAACGAAAATGCCGAAGTGCGTTTTTTAAACCCCAAACACCCCCTTCTTAGTTACCCTAATAAAATAACGCCCGAGGATTTTGAAGGTTGGACACAAGAGCGCGGTTTGTATTTTGCCAACGCCTGGTCTGATGAATTCACCCCTATTTTATCTATGAATGATGCTAATGAAAGTGCAAAAAACGGAAGCTTATTAGTCGCTAAACACGGCAAAGGTTATTATATTTACACAGGCCTTAGCTTTTTTAGAATGTTTCCTGCTGGTGTTCCTGGCGCCTATCGCTTATTTGCCAATATGCTTTCTATAGGAAAGGCGCATTTAAAACTAGAAGCCAAACTAAACGATTAA
- a CDS encoding sodium:solute symporter has translation MQTLSWIDWIVLLATLLTIVAYGTWKTRGRKTAQDYIKGGNTSKWWTIGLSVMATQASAITFLSTTGQAYTDGMGFVQFYFGLPIAMIIICLVFIPIYHRLKVYTAYEFLENRFDLKTRSLTATLFLIQRGLAAGITIFAPAIILSVVLGWPIVYLNIAIGILVIIYTVSGGTKAVMVTQKQQMFVIFSGMLAALFIILDLIPDEVSFTNALDLAGASGRMEILDFSFDLENRYTVWSGLIGGTFLALSYFGTDQSQVQRYLSGKSMKEMQMGLIFNGLLKVPMQFFILLVGVMVFVFYQFNQAPLNFIDTSIESVLASEYSEEYQNLQKQHHTLFNEKKALSLQLSKNQNNKLKHDLFILDSIEKTQRLESKYLIKRAIDTIYAQNFDRLKSELLAITNKNSNTYKEKEAALNTLYREAAKDTKTNDRDYMFITFILKYLPKGLIGLLLAVILSAAMSSTASEINALATITSIDLYGRNLKEEKDEKHMVKVTKLFTLLWGMIAITIACFANLAENLIQLVNIIGSIFYGNVLGIFLLAFFFKFIKANAVFIAALITQAIVITGWWLDWMPYLWLNLFGCLLVILIAFIIQIAQKNNDEVGTE, from the coding sequence ATGCAGACATTAAGTTGGATTGATTGGATCGTTTTACTCGCTACACTATTAACTATTGTAGCTTATGGCACTTGGAAAACCAGAGGAAGAAAAACTGCACAAGACTATATAAAAGGTGGTAACACCTCAAAATGGTGGACTATTGGTTTATCGGTAATGGCAACACAGGCAAGTGCCATAACTTTCTTATCGACTACAGGTCAAGCCTATACAGACGGCATGGGCTTTGTGCAATTTTATTTTGGCTTGCCTATTGCCATGATTATTATTTGCTTGGTTTTTATTCCTATCTATCATCGTTTAAAAGTATACACCGCTTACGAATTTTTGGAAAATCGATTCGATTTAAAAACCCGGAGTCTAACAGCTACTTTGTTTTTAATTCAGCGTGGCTTAGCAGCAGGGATAACCATTTTTGCGCCTGCCATAATTCTATCGGTGGTTTTAGGTTGGCCCATTGTTTACCTTAACATCGCCATTGGTATTCTAGTTATAATTTACACGGTTTCAGGTGGTACAAAAGCCGTTATGGTAACGCAAAAACAGCAAATGTTTGTCATTTTTTCCGGCATGCTCGCTGCGTTATTTATTATTTTAGATTTAATTCCAGACGAGGTTTCTTTTACCAATGCGCTCGATCTTGCCGGTGCTAGTGGCCGTATGGAAATTTTGGACTTCTCATTCGATTTAGAAAACAGATACACCGTATGGTCTGGATTAATTGGCGGTACATTTTTAGCTTTGTCTTATTTTGGCACCGACCAAAGCCAAGTGCAGCGCTACCTATCAGGTAAATCGATGAAAGAAATGCAAATGGGATTAATATTTAACGGCCTGTTAAAAGTACCTATGCAGTTCTTTATTTTACTGGTTGGGGTTATGGTTTTTGTTTTTTATCAATTTAATCAGGCTCCTTTAAATTTTATTGATACTTCTATTGAAAGCGTTTTAGCTTCAGAATATTCTGAGGAATATCAAAATCTTCAAAAGCAACATCATACACTTTTCAATGAAAAAAAAGCATTGAGCCTTCAGCTTTCTAAAAATCAAAATAACAAATTAAAACACGATTTATTCATTTTAGATAGCATTGAAAAAACACAACGTTTAGAATCAAAATATTTAATTAAAAGAGCTATCGATACTATTTATGCCCAAAACTTCGATAGATTAAAAAGCGAATTATTAGCGATAACAAATAAAAATTCGAATACTTACAAAGAAAAAGAAGCGGCGCTAAACACCTTGTATAGAGAAGCTGCAAAAGACACCAAGACCAACGATAGGGATTATATGTTTATTACATTTATTCTTAAGTATCTTCCTAAAGGCTTGATTGGTTTATTACTGGCAGTGATACTATCTGCGGCCATGTCTTCAACAGCTTCAGAGATAAATGCTTTGGCGACTATTACGTCCATCGATTTATATGGTAGAAATTTAAAAGAGGAAAAAGATGAAAAACACATGGTTAAAGTCACCAAGTTATTCACGCTACTCTGGGGCATGATTGCGATAACCATTGCTTGTTTTGCCAATCTTGCCGAAAATTTAATTCAATTAGTTAACATTATAGGATCTATTTTTTACGGTAATGTTTTGGGGATTTTTCTATTGGCATTTTTCTTTAAATTTATTAAAGCCAATGCCGTATTTATAGCGGCTTTAATTACTCAAGCTATAGTAATAACAGGGTGGTGGCTAGATTGGATGCCCTACTTGTGGCTTAATTTATTTGGCTGTCTCTTAGTTATTCTAATCGCCTTTATAATTCAAATTGCACAAAAAAACAATGACGAAGTTGGCACAGAATAA
- a CDS encoding Gfo/Idh/MocA family protein, producing MTKLAQNKTINWGIIGLGNIANKFAQDLLTVENAKLYAVASRSQAKANAFARKYKATKAYASYEALAKDPNIDAVYIATPHVFHKENTLLCLEHDIAVLCEKPFAMNAEEVEQMISKAKEKNVLLMEALWTYFLPHYQFVIHALNNKTYGNLLKLEADFGFKSNHSKNSRVWEKSLGGGSLLDIGIYPIFAALSTLGIPNSMHAEATYTETGVDSSCSMVFNYNQNITAILKSSFLEKTPTEAIFYCENATIKINTRFHAPTTVSIMPLDGKEETIDFNYKTIGYNFEIEHFNTLLRTQKTESDVMSFAFSKQLIKTLDAVREIINLKY from the coding sequence ATGACGAAGTTGGCACAGAATAAAACCATTAATTGGGGTATTATTGGTTTAGGCAATATAGCTAATAAGTTTGCTCAAGACTTACTAACGGTAGAAAACGCAAAACTTTATGCTGTGGCATCGCGCAGTCAAGCCAAAGCAAATGCCTTTGCACGAAAATATAAGGCGACCAAAGCTTACGCTAGTTATGAAGCTTTAGCCAAAGACCCCAATATTGATGCGGTTTATATTGCAACGCCACATGTGTTTCATAAAGAAAACACCTTGTTGTGTTTAGAGCATGATATTGCTGTTTTATGTGAAAAACCTTTTGCCATGAATGCCGAAGAAGTGGAACAGATGATAAGCAAAGCCAAAGAAAAAAATGTACTCTTAATGGAAGCGCTTTGGACTTATTTTTTACCGCATTATCAATTTGTAATTCATGCATTAAACAATAAAACTTATGGTAACCTTTTAAAACTAGAGGCCGATTTTGGTTTTAAATCCAATCACAGTAAAAACTCTCGGGTTTGGGAAAAATCTCTGGGTGGCGGCAGTTTATTGGATATTGGCATCTACCCTATTTTTGCCGCCTTATCAACTTTAGGGATCCCCAATTCTATGCATGCAGAAGCAACGTATACAGAAACAGGGGTGGATTCCTCGTGTTCTATGGTGTTTAACTACAACCAAAATATTACCGCCATTTTAAAAAGCTCTTTTCTTGAAAAAACACCAACCGAAGCTATTTTTTATTGTGAAAACGCAACGATTAAAATTAATACGCGGTTTCATGCCCCAACTACTGTTAGCATTATGCCTTTAGATGGCAAAGAAGAAACCATCGATTTTAATTACAAAACCATTGGTTATAACTTCGAAATTGAACATTTTAACACCCTATTAAGAACACAAAAAACAGAAAGTGATGTGATGTCCTTTGCTTTTAGCAAACAGCTTATTAAAACTTTAGATGCTGTTAGGGAAATAATCAATCTTAAGTATTAA
- a CDS encoding DUF2911 domain-containing protein, translated as MKKSLFAFMIFTMVYTVNGQIEVPRSSPYSKIEQKVGLTDVTLEYSRPAMRGRTIFGDLVPYNTLWRTGADANTKISFSNDVTIEGKTLEAGEYAIFTKPGKESWEVVFYTDTNNWGTPRAWDEAKVAAKISVPVIKMPSKTESFTIGFNDLSHNGAVLGIEWENVYVGVPFQVPTDKTVTAAIEKVMNGPSAADYYAAAVYYSENGKDINQAKEWIEKAMEMTENPRFWQLRNQSLIYAKAGDKQLAVETAKKSLAAAEKAGNADYVKMNKDSLAEWGAN; from the coding sequence ATGAAAAAATCATTATTTGCCTTTATGATCTTTACAATGGTTTACACTGTAAATGGACAAATTGAAGTACCAAGATCCAGCCCGTATTCAAAAATCGAGCAAAAAGTTGGTTTAACAGACGTAACTTTAGAGTATTCGCGACCTGCCATGCGTGGCCGTACCATTTTTGGCGATTTAGTGCCTTACAATACCTTGTGGCGCACAGGAGCCGATGCGAATACCAAAATATCATTTTCTAATGATGTGACTATAGAGGGTAAAACCTTAGAAGCTGGCGAATACGCTATTTTCACTAAACCCGGAAAAGAATCATGGGAGGTAGTTTTTTATACCGATACCAACAATTGGGGTACACCTAGAGCATGGGACGAGGCTAAAGTGGCAGCAAAAATTTCTGTACCTGTAATAAAAATGCCAAGTAAAACAGAATCTTTTACCATAGGTTTTAACGATTTAAGCCATAACGGTGCTGTGTTAGGGATAGAATGGGAAAACGTTTATGTTGGTGTACCTTTTCAAGTTCCGACCGATAAAACGGTAACGGCTGCCATTGAGAAAGTCATGAACGGACCAAGTGCTGCCGATTATTACGCCGCGGCAGTGTATTATTCTGAAAACGGCAAAGATATCAATCAGGCTAAAGAATGGATTGAAAAAGCTATGGAAATGACAGAAAACCCTCGTTTTTGGCAATTGCGTAACCAGTCTTTAATCTATGCAAAAGCTGGTGATAAGCAATTGGCAGTAGAAACTGCTAAAAAATCTTTAGCGGCCGCCGAGAAAGCCGGAAACGCCGATTATGTAAAAATGAATAAGGACTCGCTTGCCGAGTGGGGAGCAAATTAA
- a CDS encoding TetR family transcriptional regulator C-terminal domain-containing protein, which yields MAKKKSITKDHIITFYMDYVLEHGENPKSVYAFSKSNNFEEAKFYEFFSDFQAIEKGIFEAFFSNSITVLEKSEDYENFDPRNKLLSFYFTFFENLTANRSYVVQALEKHKNDLKGLKMLAGLKRHFTAYIANLDIEMLDLKNETIEKIQDKTLKETAWLQLLITMKFWLDDSSRSFEKTDIFIEKSVNTTFDVLDIAPLKSVIDLGKFIFKERFQMK from the coding sequence ATGGCAAAGAAGAAATCAATTACAAAAGACCACATCATAACCTTTTATATGGATTATGTTTTGGAACATGGTGAAAACCCCAAGTCTGTATATGCTTTTTCGAAATCTAATAATTTTGAAGAGGCCAAATTTTATGAATTCTTCTCAGATTTTCAAGCCATAGAAAAAGGAATTTTTGAAGCTTTTTTTTCCAACTCCATCACCGTGTTAGAAAAAAGTGAAGATTATGAAAATTTTGACCCTAGAAACAAACTCCTAAGTTTTTATTTTACGTTTTTTGAAAATCTAACAGCCAATAGAAGTTATGTGGTACAGGCCTTAGAGAAACATAAAAACGATCTCAAAGGTTTGAAAATGCTAGCTGGATTAAAGCGTCATTTTACAGCATACATCGCGAATCTCGATATAGAAATGTTAGATCTTAAGAATGAAACCATTGAAAAAATTCAAGACAAAACCTTAAAAGAAACCGCCTGGCTGCAATTATTAATCACCATGAAATTTTGGTTGGATGACAGCTCAAGATCCTTTGAAAAAACAGATATATTTATAGAAAAGTCTGTTAATACGACTTTTGATGTGCTTGATATTGCGCCCTTAAAGAGCGTTATAGATTTAGGTAAATTTATTTTTAAAGAAAGATTCCAAATGAAATAA